ACAATCTCGCCAGAGCAAGTAGCGTCGCGTTTTCGCGCTTCTTGGAGAGCCGACAACTACCCAAGCATCTTGGGTACACTGGAAATGGCACCGCCGAAGAAGTGTTCGGATCGAGACAATATATCATCACGAAGACACCCGACGTGGTGTGGACTGAAAGCCAATATGGCGATGGAAACATAGAACGCGGGTACACTCAGACAGACCTAACCAAGATTGAAAACGATCCCACTGTTAGTAAGGCGTACACAAACGGTCCGTATGATATCTGGTTCCTTCAATAGTCCTTATAACTACGGAATGCGCCGGGAAGACCTCAGGTCACGGATATCGAGATGAGTGGATGCTCAAGAATCGGATGTCCTTATACGACTAAGAGAAAGTCAAGGATATGTTACTGCTTTGTGACGAGACACAACATAGCGATAGCTCATAGAGTGAGAGAACCTAGCTGGGAATGTTTGCTTTTGGGGCCAATTTTTTTGTTGTGGTGGAGATATACGGCTTAATAAACCACAACAAAGCATGAGGAAGGACGCTGCTCAAATCCGAGAAAACGATGATATGCAAGCTCGCAATGGAGGTAAGCTCTACATACAAAACCATCAACGGAGAACTAACCGTCACGGACGTTTCGAGGAACAGCTCGACGCGTTCACAATAACTACGAGTAGGTTTTTGAGGCCGGGGAAAAACGATGAACTATGGTTTCAGTCACGCTTATTGGGCTCGACGGTGCGACTTGGGACGTACTCCGGCCGCTGCTTGAAGAGGGGGATCTTCCCAATCTCTCCCAGCTGATGGAAGATGGGTTCTCGGGGACGCTTTACAGTACGGTTCCGTCGCGAACCAGCCCCGCCATCCCTTCGCTCTACACTGGCTGTGACCCTTCGGAGCTCGATTCCTTGGGTTCACCAAGCCAAATGGCGAGACGATCTCGGCTGATGACATAGACGCCCCCCGGATTTGGACGATGCTTGGTCAGCATGATATCCGTTCTTCGGTTGTCAACGTCCGGACGACTTACCCTCCGGACCGGACGAACGGTGTGGTCGTCGCAGGCGACCCTGCACCCGGCGAAGATAGCGACTATGTTCATCCCCCTAGCCTTCACAAGCGGATTGAGGGTTTCCGTGCCGAGGAGTTGGACCACCGCCGACACAAGGAGTTAGTTCCTGCTACCGACAACCCCAAAGAGGTCACAGATATTTCAATCGAGATCTTGAATCGCCGTTTTGAGTCCTTCATGGAGATACTCTCGACCGAAGAGTCCGGTTTCAACATGTTTTGGATCGGTGGGACAGACTTCCTCCAGCACCGACTCTGGGGACATCCGGAACAACTCAGACGCTTCTACAAAGCGGCAGACAAATCTATCGGGCGGGTATTGGAAACCACCGAGGGCGACACGTTCGTACTAAGCGACCACGGATTTTCAGCGCCTTCTGAGTGGTCCTTCCACCTAAACCAGTGGTTGTACGATGAGGGGTATCTGGAACTCTATGG
The Halococcus hamelinensis 100A6 genome window above contains:
- a CDS encoding alkaline phosphatase family protein; this translates as MVSVTLIGLDGATWDVLRPLLEEGDLPNLSQLMEDGFSGTLYSTVPSRTSPAIPSLYTGCDPSELDSLGSPSQMARRSRLMT